The Arachis hypogaea cultivar Tifrunner chromosome 19, arahy.Tifrunner.gnm2.J5K5, whole genome shotgun sequence genome has a window encoding:
- the LOC112776523 gene encoding uncharacterized protein, which yields MAEKLTIPLISSSYSSSPSPSPSHSPITPLFQDLFFTPNSTPPHLHLTHSPPPEHHTVPLSNRRNPSSTHRLSPLAHRILETLIHPSFDSTRLPQILHPLLQQPSRDSLASDILGIIKGLGFYSEFGLALSVFDWVHSRHDCVSLLNGSFLVAGIVNILGKAGRVSSAASLLNKLENDGVKVDAHTYTSLIIAYANNKRYREALNLFKKMEQMGCEPNLITYNAVLNVYGKMGMPWTKIIDLVESMKARGLVPDLCTYNTLISCCRPGSLYEEALEIFNEIKLAGFMPDMVTYNALLDVYGKSRRPKEAMDVLRQMESDGFPPDIVTYTSLISAYARVGLLEEALELKTQMVEKGIKPDVYTYTTLLSAFVKAKKDELAMEVFEEMRAAGCKPNICTFNALIKMYGDRGKFAEMEKVFKEIRVCNYSPDIVTWNTLLAIFGQNGLDSEVSGVFKEMKRAGFVPERETFNTLISAYSRCGSFDQAMAIYQRTLEAGVTPDLSTYNAVLAALARGGLWEKSEKVLAEMKDGQCKPNEVTYSSLLHAYANAKEIERMNALAEKIYSGAIKPHAVLLKTLVLVNSKIDLLVETERAFFELRSRAISPDMTTLNAMLSIYGRKKMEDKTKEILNFMYESGFTLSLSMYNSLMYMYSRSEDFQKSEKILREIVEKGIKPDIVSYNTVIYAYCRNGRMVEAKRIFKEMKDPAPVPDAVTYNTFVATYAANSMFAEAIDVVRQMMKQGCKPNQKTYNAIVDWYCKLNLRDEANSFAQNLGNLDPHISEEDKCRLLERIAKK from the coding sequence ATGGCAGAGAAGCTTACTATCCCTCTGATCTCATCCTCATACTCCTCTTCACCGTCACCCTCCCCCTCTCACTCCCCGATAACTCCTCTCTTCCAAGACCTCTTTTTTACGCCGAATTCCACTCCTCCGCACCTGCACCTGACTCATTCTCCACCTCCTGAACACCACaccgttcccctctccaaccgccGCAATCCTTCTTCAACTCATCGCCTTTCCCCTCTGGCTCATCGAATTCTCGAAACTTTGATTCACCCTTCTTTCGATTCCACTCGCTTACCCCAAATTCTGCACCCTTTACTCCAACAACCCAGTAGGGACTCCTTGGCTTCGGACATTTTGGGCATAatcaagggtttagggttttacaGCGAATTTGGGCTTGCATTGAGTGTGTTTGACTGGGTTCATAGCAGGCACGATTGCGTTTCGCTTTTAAATGGTTCCTTTCTTGTTGCTGGGATTGTCAACATTCTCGGTAAAGCGGGTCGGGTCTCTTCTGCGGCTTCGTTGCTAAACAAGCTTGAAAACGATGGCGTTAAGGTCGATGCTCATACTTATACTTCTTTGATAATTGCTTATGCTAATAATAAGAGGTATAGGGAGGCCTTGAATCTTTTTAAGAAGATGGAACAAATGGGGTGTGAGCCTAATTTAATTACGTATAATGCCGTTTTGAATGTTTATGGGAAGATGGGCATGCCTTGGACTAAGATTATTGATCTTGTTGAGAGCATGAAAGCCCGTGGTCTTGTCCCGGATTTGTGCACTTATAATACCCTCATAAGTTGTTGTCGCCCGGGGTCTTTGTATGAGGAAGCTCTTGAGATTTTTAATGAGATTAAGTTAGCTGGATTTATGCCTGACATGGTTACTTACAATGCGTTGTTGGATGTTTATGGCAAGTCCAGGCGGCCCAAGGAAGCCATGGATGTTCTGAGACAGATGGAAAGTGATGGCTTTCCTCCTGACATAGTGACCTACACTTCGTTGATATCGGCATACGCCAGAGTTGGTTTGTTGGAGGAAGCACTGGAACTTAAAACCCAAATGGTGGAGAAAGGGATCAAACCTGATGTTTACACCTATACCACCCTTTTGTCAGCATTTGTGAAGGCTAAAAAAGATGAGCTAGCAATGGAAGTTTTTGAAGAAATGAGAGCTGCTGGTTGCAAGCCTAATATATGTACCTTCAATGCCCTGATTAAGATGTATGGTGACCGAGGAAAGTTTGCGGAAATGGAGAAAGTTTTTAAGGAGATCAGAGTATGCAATTATTCCCCTGACATAGTTACTTGGAACACGCTTTTGGCTATATTTGGACAAAATGGATTGGACTCTGAAGTATCAGGAGTATTTAAAGAAATGAAGAGAGCGGGGTTCGTGCCGGAGAGGGAAACCTTTAACACGCTAATAAGTGCATACAGCAGGTGTGGTTCCTTTGACCAAGCTATGGCTATTTATCAGAGAACGCTAGAAGCTGGAGTGACTCCTGATCTTTCTACCTATAATGCTGTTTTAGCAGCATTGGCCCGAGGAGGGCTTTGGGAGAAATCGGAGAAAGTTCTTGCCGAAATGAAGGATGGTCAATGTAAACCTAATGAGGTAACATACTCTTCTCTGCTTCATGCCTATGCCAATGCTAAGGAGATTGAAAGGATGAATGCTCTTGCAGAGAAGATATACTCTGGTGCAATTAAACCACATGCTGTTCTTTTGAAGACTCTTGTTCTAGTAAACAGCAAGATTGATCTCCTAGTAGAAACAGAACGTGCCTTTTTCGAGCTGAGAAGCAGAGCGATTTCACCTGACATGACTACTCTTAATGCGATGCTTTCAATATATGGGAGGAAGAAGATGGAagacaaaaccaaagagattttgaACTTTATGTATGAGAGTGGATTTACTCTGAGTCTGTCTATGTATAATAGCTTGATGTACATGTATAGCCGctctgaagacttccaaaaatctGAGAAGATCTTGAGGGAAATTGTGGAGAAGGGTATCAAGCCTGATATAGTCTCATACAATACTGTCATTTATGCATACTGCAGAAATGGCAGGATGGTGGAGGCGAAAAGGATATTTAAAGAAATGAAAGACCCTGCGCCTGTTCCCGATGCTGTAACATACAACACATTTGTAGCAACTTACGCTGCCAATTCAATGTTTGCAGAGGCTATTGATGTGGTTCGGCAGATGATGAAGCAGGGATGTAAGCCAAACCAAAAGACTTACAACGCCATAGTTGATTGGTACTGTAAGCTTAATTTGCGAGATGAGGCAAACAGTTTTGCTCAAAACCTTGGCAACCTGGATCCGCATATAAGCGAGGAGGATAAATGCAGGTTACTAGAGCGCATTGCGAAGAAATAA
- the LOC112780126 gene encoding probable protein phosphatase 2C 63, with protein sequence MLRLCYSPFDCCFRRRVGGSDSLLWHTDLKPHFSGDFSIAVAQANNSLEDQSQVFTSPSATYIGVYDGHGGPEASRFVNKRLLPYLHKFVSEQGGLSVDVIKKAFSATEEEFLHLVKLSLPVSPQIASVGSCCLLGAISNNVLYVANLGDSRAVLGRRDTESKNSPVVALRLSTDHNVADEEVRREVEALHPDDSHIVVYTRGVWRIKGIIQVSRSIGDVYLKRPDFFRDPVFQQFATPIPLKRPVMTAEPSVIIRELETEDLFLIFASDGLWEQLSDETAVEIVFKYPRAGIAKRLVRAALQEAAKKREMRYDDIKKIDKGIRRHFHDDITVIVIYLDHHDSSSSNGRFKQSAVGCTTAPIDIFSLNADEAEKSMLGAMA encoded by the exons ATGCTACGATTATGCTATAGCCCTTTCGATTGTTGCTTCCGGCGACGCGTCGGCGGCTCTGATAGCCTTCTCTGGCACACTGACCTCAAGCCTCACTTCTCCGGTGACTTCTCCATCGCCGTCGCTCAGGCCAATAACAGCCTCGAAGATCAGAGCCAAGTCTTTACCTCCCCCTCCGCCACCTACATAGGCGTCTACGACGGCCACGGCGGCCCCGAGGCTTCCAGATTCGTCAACAAGCGTCTCTTACCCTATTTGCACA AATTCGTCTCTGAACAAGGGGGATTGTCAGTGGATGTCATAAAGAAGGCGTTCAGTGCGACGGAGGAGGAGTTCTTGCATTTGGTGAAGCTGTCTTTACCAGTTAGTCCCCAGATTGCTTCAGTGGGATCATGCTGCCTTCTTGGCGCAATTTCTAATAATGTGTTGTATGTCGCTAACCTTGGAGACTCGAGAGCTGTTCTTGGCCGGAGGGACACAGAGAGCAAGAATTCTCCTGTGGTGGCACTGCGGTTGTCCACGGATCATAATGTAGCTGATGAAGAGGTGAGGCGAGAAGTTGAAGCCCTCCACCCTGATGATTCGCATATTGTGGTCTATACTCGTGGAGTTTGGAGGATTAAGGGCATTATACAG GTGTCAAGATCAATTGGTGATGTCTATTTAAAGAGACCTGATTTCTTCAGAGACCCAGTTTTTCAGCAATTTGCAACTCCTATTCCCTTGAAGCGTCCTGTAATGACGGCTGAACCATCGGTCATAATTAGGGAGCTTGAAACAGAAGATCTATTTTTGATATTTGCATCAGACGGCCTATGGGAACAATTAAGTGATGAAACAGCAGTTGAGATTGTTTTCAAATATCCAAGAGCT GGAATTGCCAAGAGACTAGTGAGAGCTGCACTTCAGGAAGCCGCAAAGAAGAGAGAGATGAGATATGATGACATAAAGAAAATTGACAAAGGAATCAGACGACACTTCCATGATGATATAACTGTCATTGTAATCTATCTTGATCACCATGACAGCTCCTCCTCTAATGGAAGGTTTAAGCAAAGTGCTGTTGGCTGCACAACTGCCCCTATTGATATTTTTTCCCTAAATGCGGATGAAGCAGAGAAGAGTATGCTTGGTGCGATGGCCTAA
- the LOC112779664 gene encoding probable prolyl 4-hydroxylase 9 isoform X1, producing MKGKAKRSKVKLGVPVLVMVCSLFFFTGLFVSPMLFNFQDFGDVGQGQPWSRLLQESAAKEYGKSGDPFLHSISFQILSWRPRIVYFPNFTTADVCEKIIEMAKPKLEPSKLALREGETVESTKGTRTSSGAFISASEDKSGILDFIEKKIAKVTMIPTSHGEAFNILRYEVLQKYDTHYDAFDPFEYGNVRSQRIASFLLYLSTVEAGGETMFPFEDGLNMDIGYDYKQCIGLKVKPRQGDGLLFYSVLPDGNIDKTSLHGSCPVIEGEKWVATKWINDKKQHY from the exons ATGAAAGGGAAAGCCAAAAGATCGAAAGTGAAGTTGGGGGTTCCTGTTCTGGTAATGGTTTGCTCCCTTTTCTTCTTTACTGGGCTCTTTGTATCTCCTATGCTCTTCAACTTTCAG GATTTTGGTGACGTGGGACAGGGGCAACCGTGGTCGAGATTGCTTCAGGAATCTGCTGCCAAAGAATATGGCAAGTCTGGAGACCCCTTTCTTCATTCAATCTCATTTCAG ATTTTGAGTTGGCGACCAAGGATAGTTTACTTTCCGAATTTCACAACTGCAGATGTATGcgaaaaaataattgaaatggCAAAGCCTAAATTGGAACCCTCTAAATTGGCATTGAGGGAAGGAGAAACTGTTGAGAGCACAAAAGGCACTCGAACAAG TTCAGGTGCATTCATCTCTGCATCAGAAGACAAATCTGGTATCTTAGACttcattgaaaagaaaattgctaAGGTTACAATGATACCAACGAGTCATGGAGAA GCATTCAATATACTGAGATATGAGGTTCTTCAGAAATATGATACTCATTATGATGCCTTCGACCCATTTGAATATGGAAATGTTCGGAGCCAAAGG ATTGCTTCGTTTTTACTATACCTATCAACTGTAGAAGCAGGAGGAGAAACCATGTTCCCTTTTGAG GATGGTTTGAACATGGACATTGGTTATGATTATAAACAATGCATTGGTTTGAAGGTGAAGCCAAGACAAGGTGACGGGCTTTTATTCTATTCAGTTCTTCCAGATGGGAACATTGATAAG ACTTCTCTTCATGGAAGCTGTCCAGTGATTGAGGGGGAGAAATGGGTGGCAACTAAGTGGATCAATGATAAAAAGCAACACTACTAA
- the LOC112779664 gene encoding probable prolyl 4-hydroxylase 9 isoform X2, with product MKGKAKRSKVKLGVPVLDFGDVGQGQPWSRLLQESAAKEYGKSGDPFLHSISFQILSWRPRIVYFPNFTTADVCEKIIEMAKPKLEPSKLALREGETVESTKGTRTSSGAFISASEDKSGILDFIEKKIAKVTMIPTSHGEAFNILRYEVLQKYDTHYDAFDPFEYGNVRSQRIASFLLYLSTVEAGGETMFPFEDGLNMDIGYDYKQCIGLKVKPRQGDGLLFYSVLPDGNIDKTSLHGSCPVIEGEKWVATKWINDKKQHY from the exons ATGAAAGGGAAAGCCAAAAGATCGAAAGTGAAGTTGGGGGTTCCTGTTCTG GATTTTGGTGACGTGGGACAGGGGCAACCGTGGTCGAGATTGCTTCAGGAATCTGCTGCCAAAGAATATGGCAAGTCTGGAGACCCCTTTCTTCATTCAATCTCATTTCAG ATTTTGAGTTGGCGACCAAGGATAGTTTACTTTCCGAATTTCACAACTGCAGATGTATGcgaaaaaataattgaaatggCAAAGCCTAAATTGGAACCCTCTAAATTGGCATTGAGGGAAGGAGAAACTGTTGAGAGCACAAAAGGCACTCGAACAAG TTCAGGTGCATTCATCTCTGCATCAGAAGACAAATCTGGTATCTTAGACttcattgaaaagaaaattgctaAGGTTACAATGATACCAACGAGTCATGGAGAA GCATTCAATATACTGAGATATGAGGTTCTTCAGAAATATGATACTCATTATGATGCCTTCGACCCATTTGAATATGGAAATGTTCGGAGCCAAAGG ATTGCTTCGTTTTTACTATACCTATCAACTGTAGAAGCAGGAGGAGAAACCATGTTCCCTTTTGAG GATGGTTTGAACATGGACATTGGTTATGATTATAAACAATGCATTGGTTTGAAGGTGAAGCCAAGACAAGGTGACGGGCTTTTATTCTATTCAGTTCTTCCAGATGGGAACATTGATAAG ACTTCTCTTCATGGAAGCTGTCCAGTGATTGAGGGGGAGAAATGGGTGGCAACTAAGTGGATCAATGATAAAAAGCAACACTACTAA
- the LOC112780127 gene encoding probable E3 ubiquitin-protein ligase RHY1A: MTSASELFHSRRHRLGRYNNNTSLPLGLDSDHVPDLHHPRRLSRRLPHSPSSSERAAVADRFERRYRRSLLNAESVRDAFAPPRLNPSDRLPVGVLLARARLVERLRGDPLSPNRHSIGRDQESDDVVVSDLTSQMGRSHLLQEKPPGLSQEALESLHVEVFSSRDTGEDCSICLESFVDGDQLICLPCHHRFHSACLDPWVRCCGDCPYCRRHILVNK; encoded by the exons ATGACGAGCGCTTCGGAGCTATTCCACAGCAGGAGGCATCGTTTGGGACGATACAATAACAATACCTCCCTCCCTCTAGGGCTTGACTCCGACCATGTTCCCGACCTCCACCATCCTCGCCGCCTTTCTCGCCGCCTCCCTCACTCTCCCTCTTCCTCC GAGCGTGCAGCAGTAGCTGATAGATTCGAGAGGAGGTATCGCCGGTCGCTGTTGAATGCGGAAAGCGTGAGAGACGCGTTTGCTCCTCCAAGATTGAATCCCTCCGATAGACTTCCTGTCGGTGTCTTACTTGCACGCGCCAGGCTCGTTGAGAGACTCAGAGGAGACCCTCTCTCGCCTAACAG GCATTCAATAGGCAGGGATCAAGAAAGTGATGATGTTGTTGTTTCTGACTTGACTTCTCAAATGGGAAGGTCCCATCTATTGCAAGAGAAACCACCTGGACTCTCTCAGGAAGCCCTAGAGTCTTTACATGTTGAAGTTTTTAGCAGCAGGGATACAGGTGAGGATTGTAGCATATGCTTGGAATCTTTTGTGGATGGGGATCAGCTCATATGTTTGCCATGTCACCATAGATTTCACTCTGCTTGTTTGGATCCTTGGGTTCGCTGTTGCGGAGACTGTCCCTACTGTCGACGACATATACttgtaaataaataa